One genomic window of Pelodiscus sinensis isolate JC-2024 chromosome 14, ASM4963464v1, whole genome shotgun sequence includes the following:
- the TERB2 gene encoding telomere repeats-binding bouquet formation protein 2: MFRGRSAWFSQSVSPALRDLWAAEGGAVSAPRGAEFLFSSDASHPDTQRIHQSLDYIEGRATVFHSCYLSANASASSEMKQTVALGHFILPPACVQEEIRQKLGHFIWEQMSDSLMEQLDELTPDEIKTSIKEDEQRIKGKRDLDDSDKENRVLKTPMGGKLAYCPLQDYPVNNMVTGYVSASEMKKYLGELRDFIPGTSGYSVYWIKNEMDIFSNVKNKLKRKL, translated from the exons ATGTTCCGGGGCCGCAGCGCCTGGTTCTCGCAGAGCGTCAGCCCCGCGCTCCGCGACTTGTGGG CGGCGGAAGGAGGCGCCGTGTCCGCGCCCCGGGGCGCCGAGTTCCTCTTCAGCAGCGACGCCTCGCACCCCGACACGCAGAG aatacaccagagcctagattATATCGAGGGCAGAGCTACAGTTTTTCATTCTTGTTATCTTTCTGCAAATGCAAGTGCCAGCTCTGAAATGAAACAGACAGTAGCTTTGGGTCACTTCATCCTTCCCCCTGCCTGCGTGCAAGAAG AAATTAGACAAAAACTTGGTCATTTCATATGGGAGCAGATGAGTGATTCCCTGATGGAACAA CTTGATGAATTAACACCAGATGAAATAAAGACTAGCATAAAAGAAGATGAGCAAAGAATAAAGGGCAAAAGAGACTTGGATGACAG TGATAAAGAAAATAGAGTATTAAAAACACCAATGGGAGGGAAACTTGCATACTGTCCACTTCAGGATTACCCAGTGAACAACATGGTGACAG GTTATGTCTCGGCTAGTGAGATGAAGAAATACCTCGGTGAGCTACGTGATTTTATTCCTGGCACTTCTGGTTATTCAGTCTATTGGATTAAAAATGAAATGGACATATTCTCCAATgtgaaaaataaattgaaaagaaAACTGTAA